One genomic segment of Cryptococcus neoformans var. neoformans JEC21 chromosome 8 sequence includes these proteins:
- a CDS encoding mitotic check point protein bub2, putative, which yields MSTSTEIYGSLHSILSPALIPRHRSSSEISDGLKRIRRIILTEGIPEVPGRPPLRPRIWKLLLKVDNLQAEDYLRWVSMGPSSDSHKIKNDTFRTLATDTQFKGKVKEDMLIRLLEAFVWKITSAETEDESQPFKYVQGMNVLSAPFLFTMPSQLEAFQCFSTFIENGCPLYVQPSLKGVHKGLTLLDKCLEVVDPELYDRLASKNLKAEIYAFPSVMTLCACTPPLEEVLRLWDFLLAFGLHLNILCVIAQLLLIRQDLMDTPSPMKILRTFPPLEARPVIGVTVALVKDIPEELYRELVAHPFSC from the exons ATGTCCACATCAACAGAGATATACGGCTCCCTACATTCCATACTCAGCCCTGCTCTCATCCCACGGCATCGATCGTCATCCGAAATCTCAGATGGCCTCAAGAGGATACGCAGAATAATTTTGACGGAGGGTATACCAGAAGTC CCTGGTCGCCCTCCACTTCGTCCGAGAATATGGAAGCTCTTGCTCAAAGTGGACAACCTCCAGGCAGAAGATTATCTACGCTGGGTGTCCATGGGCCCTTCTTCTGATAGCCACAAAA TCAAAAACGATACATTCCGGACACTGGCGACAGATACTCAATTCAAGGGCAAAGTCAAAGAGGACATGTTGATTAGGTTGTTGGAAGCTTTTGTCTGGAAGATTACCT CCGCGGAGACAGAAGATGAATCCCAGCCATTCAAATACGTACAAGGGATGAACGTCCTCTCTGCTCCTTTCCTGTTCACCATGCCCTCTCAGCTCGAGGCTTTTCAATGTTTCTCAACATTCATCGAGAACGGTTGTCCACTCTATGTACAACCATCTTTGAAAGGTGTCCACAAAGGTCTTACT CTGTTGGATAAGTGCTTAGAGGTAGTTGACCCAGAGCTATATGATAGATTAGCGAGCAAGAACCTCAAAGCAGAGATTTATGCTTTCCCAT CTGTCATGACACTCTGCGCCTGTACGCCGCCCTTGGAAGAAGTCCTTCGCCTATGGGA TTTCCTCTTGGCATTTGGCTTGCATCTCAACATACTCTGTGTTATCGCCCAATTATTGCTTATACGTCAAGACTTGATGGATACGCCCTC ACCGATGAAAATCCTTCGAACATTTCCCCCGCTAGAGGCACGGCCCGTCATCGGCGTGACCGTTGCCCTCGTGAAAGATATCCCGGAGGAGCTGTACCGAGAACTAGTAGCTCATCCTTTCTCCTGTTAA